The following are encoded together in the Triticum dicoccoides isolate Atlit2015 ecotype Zavitan chromosome 6B, WEW_v2.0, whole genome shotgun sequence genome:
- the LOC119323556 gene encoding pentatricopeptide repeat-containing protein At4g01990, mitochondrial-like, with translation MLRTAIPAAARRRISFAPARFAHELAQAQAQAQSAVPGRDGLEPAWVPLYRRISKLSHGRQPGMAAAEMTKYLRERRPLSEYQIVAYIRKLRKFKRHACALELDDWMEARGAKLTPGHQALRLDLVSKVHGIQAAEEYFWSLPDILRSRKTFSCLLNCYGEHGMAFKGLKFYEKMKAKNVVPNTLVYNSLMALYKKAGQPEKIPSTFEEMRESGITANSFTYFTLLESYVTMNDLEAAEKVLEELQKVAPVHWSLYTLMANSYIKLELCGKAEVALKKAEEVMNKDELSSWYFLLSIYARCGNATEVKRIWESLKSTFKTCLNRSYLVVLQALSTIDDFESLQQIFQEWESSHEQYDMRITNVMIKAYLDKGMIDEAEAIRQRTMAKGRCDDRTIYIFAEFYLEKSNFTGALEILRDAKKMVMAHKWVPSKKLTSRFLKHYEESNDVDGVESFCECLRKLECLDTEAYEGMMRTYIAAGRTNPSIAQRIEDDGIHVGPETTKLLERVSGN, from the exons ATGTTGCGCACGGCGATccccgcggcggcgcggcggcgcatcTCCTTTGCCCCGGCAAGATTCGCGCACGAGCTTGCGCAGGCGCAGGCGCAGGCCCAGTCGGCCGTCCCTGGACGGGACGGCCTTGAGCCGGCGTGGGTCCCGCTGTACAGGAGGATCTCGAAGCTGTCCCATGGCAGGCAGCCGGGAATGGCGGCGGCGGAGATGACCAAATATCTCCGCGAGAGGCGCCCGCTCTCGGAGTACCAGATCGTTGCCTACATCCGGAAGCTCCGCAAGTTCAAGCGTCACGCGTGCGCGCTCGAG C TTGATGACTGGATGGAAGCTCGTGGAGCAAAGTTGACACCTGGGCATCAAGCGCTGCGGCTTGACCTTGTTTCAAAAGTTCACGGGATACAGGCAGCTGAAGAATATTTCTGGAGCCTTCCAGATATATTGAGGTCAAGGAAAACTTTTTCATGTTTGCTTAACTGCTATGGTGAACACGGGATGGCATTTAAAGGTCTGAAATTCTATGAGAAGATGAAAGCCAAGAACGTTGTTCCAAATACACTGGTGTACAACAGTCTGATGGCTTTGTACAAAAAGGCGGGCCAGCCAGAGAAAATCCCCTCCACATTTGAAGAAATGCGAGAAAGCGGTATAACTGCTAACAGTTTTACATACTTCACATTGTTAGAAAGCTATGTTACAATGAATGACCTGGAGGCTGCGGAGAAAGTCCTGGAAGAATTGCAGAAGGTGGCTCCAGTTCACTGGTCCCTATATACTCTAATGGCAAACAGTTATATTAAACTAGAGCTGTGTGGAAAGGCAGAAGTTGCCCTAAAGAAAGCTGAGGAAGTTATGAACAAAGATGAGTTATCCTCATGGTATTTCCTCCTCTCCATCTATGCCCGTTGTGGAAATGCAACTGAGGTTAAGAGGATTTGGGAGTCTTTGAAGTCCACATTCAAGACATGTTTGAACAGAAGCTATCTTGTGGTGCTTCAAGCTCTGAGTACTATTGATGACTTTGAGTCTTTACAGCAAATCTTTCAGGAGTGGGAATCGAGTCATGAACAATATGACATGAGGATAACAAATGTTATGATCAAAGCTTACCTTGATAAGGGTATGATAGACGAAGCTGAGGCTATCCGTCAGAGGACCATGGCTAAGGGTCGTTGTGATGACAGGACAATTTACATATTTGCCGAATTCTATTTGGAAAAATCTAATTTTACCGGGGCACTGGAGATCTTGAGAGATGCAAAGAAGATGGTGATGGCACACAAATGGGTGCCATCCAAAAAGCTTACAAGCAGATTTCTGAAGCACTATGAAGAGTCAAATGATGTTGACGGCGTGGAGTCTTTCTGCGAGTGCCTGAGGAAGCTCGAATGCCTTGATACGGAAGCTTATGAGGGCATGATGCGGACCTATATAGCTGCAGGTAGAACCAACCCATCCATTGCTCAGCGTATCGAAGATGATGGGATTCACGTTGGACCTGAGACTACGAAATTGCTGGAGCGTGTCTCCGGCAATTGA